Proteins from one Anaerobranca californiensis DSM 14826 genomic window:
- a CDS encoding spore maturation protein, translating to MGIINIVSQWTLPVMVLLVVVYAFIKGVDVFDTFVEGAKEGFQTAVKLIPYLVGMLVAIGIFRESGAFGILTRIIAPITNLLKIPSEILPLALMRPISGSGALAMATEIMEHYGPDSYLGMIASTLQGSTDTTLYILTVYFGSVGIKKIRYSMTVGLLADMAGFLASILVCRVLL from the coding sequence ATGGGAATTATAAACATTGTCTCTCAATGGACTTTGCCTGTTATGGTACTTCTAGTTGTGGTTTATGCTTTCATTAAAGGAGTGGATGTCTTTGATACCTTTGTTGAAGGAGCTAAGGAAGGGTTTCAAACAGCAGTCAAGCTTATTCCTTATTTAGTTGGGATGTTAGTGGCTATCGGAATATTTAGAGAATCAGGTGCCTTTGGAATTTTAACAAGGATAATCGCACCTATTACAAATTTGCTAAAAATTCCATCGGAAATATTGCCTTTAGCTTTAATGAGACCGATATCCGGTAGTGGAGCTTTAGCAATGGCAACGGAAATAATGGAACACTATGGTCCTGATTCTTACTTAGGGATGATAGCATCTACTTTACAAGGAAGCACTGATACAACCCTTTATATTTTAACAGTTTATTTTGGTTCTGTAGGTATAAAAAAAATCCGTTATTCCATGACTGTAGGTTTGTTAGCTGATATGGCTGGTTTTTTAGCATCTATCTTAGTTTGTAGAGTTTTACTTTAA
- a CDS encoding nucleoside recognition domain-containing protein — protein sequence MVNKIWFFFIVMGILVAAVKGEIGLVTNTLLNSAEKGVTVAFGLISILTFWLGIMKLIEKSGLINIFTKLLKPFVKFLFPDVPSSHPAMSSILMNISANLLGMGSAATPLGLKAMEQLQQLNKDKETASNAMCTFLAINTSSLTIIPTTVIALRMATGSTEPTRIVGTTIIATFCSSFVAIALDRFFRKLYRRH from the coding sequence ATGGTAAATAAGATTTGGTTTTTCTTTATTGTTATGGGCATTTTAGTGGCTGCAGTTAAAGGAGAAATAGGACTTGTAACTAATACTTTGTTAAATTCTGCAGAAAAAGGGGTAACGGTAGCCTTTGGCCTTATTTCTATTTTAACTTTTTGGTTGGGAATTATGAAATTGATAGAAAAATCTGGCTTAATAAATATTTTTACTAAACTATTAAAACCTTTTGTAAAATTCTTGTTTCCCGATGTCCCATCTAGTCATCCGGCGATGTCTAGTATTCTAATGAATATTAGTGCTAATCTTTTGGGGATGGGAAGTGCTGCTACCCCTTTAGGATTAAAGGCTATGGAACAATTACAACAATTAAATAAAGATAAAGAAACGGCATCGAATGCTATGTGTACTTTTTTAGCAATAAACACATCAAGTTTAACTATAATTCCTACTACTGTAATCGCTCTAAGGATGGCTACTGGATCTACAGAACCAACTAGAATCGTAGGAACAACTATTATAGCTACTTTTTGTTCTTCCTTTGTGGCTATTGCTTTAGATAGATTTTTCAGAAAATTATATAGGAGGCATTAG
- a CDS encoding site-2 protease family protein: MRDINYFLKNIHLILPAIVLALTFHEYAHAKVADLLGDPTPRREGRLSLNPLDHIDPLGFIMLIFVRFGWAKPVPINPFNFKGDRNRGVILVSLAGPLANLLFAFISTFLLYFSVLGFFGGASSYLYSLSQFLILYNVYFMLFNLLPIPPLDGSKVLNSILPYNYRYKYYQIEPYAPLILILLLISGLLPVILAPMANSIIKALHTFTLGIINLFF; encoded by the coding sequence ATGAGAGATATTAACTATTTTTTGAAAAATATACACTTGATTTTACCAGCTATTGTGCTAGCGTTAACTTTCCATGAATATGCCCACGCCAAAGTGGCAGATCTTTTAGGGGATCCTACCCCTAGGCGAGAGGGTCGCTTGAGTTTAAACCCTTTAGACCATATAGATCCTTTAGGATTTATAATGTTAATTTTTGTCCGTTTCGGTTGGGCAAAGCCTGTACCAATTAACCCCTTTAATTTTAAAGGAGACAGAAATAGAGGTGTTATTTTAGTTTCTTTGGCAGGACCATTAGCAAATCTTCTTTTTGCCTTTATTAGCACCTTTTTATTATATTTTTCAGTACTAGGTTTCTTTGGTGGTGCAAGTAGTTATCTTTATTCATTAAGCCAATTTTTAATCTTGTATAATGTTTATTTTATGCTTTTTAATTTGTTACCTATTCCACCTTTAGATGGTTCAAAGGTTTTAAACAGCATTTTACCTTATAACTATCGCTATAAATATTATCAAATAGAGCCCTATGCCCCACTAATTTTGATTCTGTTGTTAATATCTGGTTTACTGCCAGTCATCTTAGCACCAATGGCTAATTCTATAATAAAAGCTTTACACACATTTACATTAGGGATTATCAACCTTTTCTTTTAA
- a CDS encoding segregation and condensation protein A has protein sequence MEFNVKTANFEGPFDLLLHLVEKAQVDINEISLAQITEDFLKAIKEMEKLDLEVASEFLVVAATLIEIKTKTLLPFKRGNGEKGDLFEDPRQQLVRRLLEYKKYKEVAQVMLEMADKGEHYHTRLPSEIEPQFKPLNISLHHLFRAFQRAMEKAQILNEKDEKVHKIVKEEITIGEQMEYIMELLKTSPKLYFGELLKNWSSKYYLVISFLALLELIRLKKIYVLQREPFGDIEISLRREEQVNGGQ, from the coding sequence TTGGAGTTTAATGTTAAAACAGCTAATTTTGAAGGACCTTTTGATTTGTTATTACATTTAGTAGAAAAAGCACAAGTAGATATTAACGAAATATCCCTAGCCCAAATAACTGAAGATTTTTTAAAGGCAATTAAAGAAATGGAAAAGTTAGATTTAGAAGTGGCCAGTGAATTTTTAGTGGTAGCTGCCACTTTAATAGAGATAAAAACTAAAACCCTTTTACCTTTCAAAAGGGGAAATGGAGAAAAAGGGGATCTTTTTGAAGATCCAAGACAGCAACTGGTGCGGAGGTTATTGGAATATAAAAAGTATAAAGAAGTAGCTCAGGTTATGCTAGAGATGGCTGATAAAGGGGAACACTATCATACCCGTTTACCGTCGGAGATTGAACCACAATTTAAACCTTTAAATATTTCTTTACATCACCTTTTCCGGGCTTTTCAAAGGGCAATGGAAAAAGCCCAAATCCTCAACGAAAAGGATGAAAAGGTACACAAAATAGTTAAAGAAGAAATCACTATTGGTGAACAAATGGAGTATATTATGGAGCTACTTAAAACTTCTCCTAAACTTTATTTTGGGGAATTATTGAAGAATTGGTCTTCTAAGTACTATTTGGTTATTTCATTTTTGGCATTATTAGAACTTATAAGGCTAAAAAAGATATATGTCCTTCAAAGGGAACCTTTTGGAGACATTGAAATAAGTTTGAGGAGAGAGGAGCAGGTTAATGGAGGACAATAG
- the scpB gene encoding SMC-Scp complex subunit ScpB: MEDNRGLKSCIEALLFASGEPLTLAQIAEVLDTTPLLISKVIEELKNEKEQSGGLMIREVAGGIQLCTKPQYHKIIQKLFGIERFNNLTAATIETLAIIAYKQPITRAEIEDIRGVKVEKALATLLNRGLITEVGRKEGIGRPILYGTTEEFLKQFGLKNLEDLTKITS, from the coding sequence ATGGAGGACAATAGAGGTTTAAAATCTTGTATTGAAGCTTTGCTTTTCGCTTCAGGGGAACCCCTTACATTAGCTCAAATAGCAGAGGTTTTAGATACTACTCCCCTTTTAATAAGTAAGGTTATAGAGGAGTTAAAAAATGAAAAAGAACAATCTGGTGGGTTAATGATTAGGGAAGTGGCTGGAGGAATTCAGCTTTGTACTAAACCCCAATATCACAAAATCATTCAAAAATTGTTTGGAATAGAAAGATTTAATAATTTAACAGCAGCTACAATAGAAACATTAGCTATTATAGCATATAAACAACCTATAACTCGAGCAGAAATAGAGGATATCAGGGGAGTAAAGGTGGAAAAGGCTTTAGCTACTTTATTAAATCGGGGGTTAATAACTGAAGTTGGACGAAAAGAAGGAATAGGTCGTCCTATCCTTTATGGTACTACGGAAGAATTTCTTAAACAATTTGGTTTAAAAAATTTAGAAGACTTGACCAAGATAACTTCTTGA
- the ytfJ gene encoding GerW family sporulation protein: MSEHPIQGLMKTAMESIKEMVDVNTVIGDAVETPDGSVIIPVSRVGFGFAAGGTEFEVGDHEHKELPFGGGSGAGVSVQPVGFLVVGNNQVRLLPVSNNAIYDRLIDAVPQLMEKVQGMVKDNGNGNEGKLQKIEAQLNQIQSQLEKI, translated from the coding sequence GTGTCAGAACATCCAATACAAGGGTTAATGAAAACGGCAATGGAAAGTATTAAAGAGATGGTTGATGTGAACACAGTAATCGGTGATGCAGTGGAAACTCCCGATGGCAGTGTCATTATCCCCGTTTCTAGGGTGGGATTTGGATTTGCAGCTGGGGGTACAGAATTTGAAGTAGGAGATCATGAACACAAAGAACTGCCCTTTGGTGGTGGTAGTGGAGCTGGGGTGTCAGTTCAACCTGTTGGCTTCTTAGTAGTAGGTAATAATCAAGTTAGGTTGTTACCAGTAAGTAATAATGCTATTTACGACAGATTAATTGATGCAGTACCTCAGCTAATGGAAAAAGTTCAGGGAATGGTTAAGGATAATGGTAATGGTAATGAAGGGAAACTACAAAAAATAGAAGCTCAATTAAATCAAATTCAATCCCAGCTAGAAAAAATTTAG
- a CDS encoding DUF2953 domain-containing protein yields the protein MSLYWLLFLIPVILLIILLSPLQINIQGKKWGKDDRLDIGIHFLWGLIHFDLDIPKLIIRRNQLKVEGEVERDNRKPLIDKEKQFKFSISEFLSFLNYIIEKKNEILKLLSKVTKITKRGFKLTKFDLELEYGVEDAALTGILYGFIWQGISGLIFVLNKGVKFNCKPNVKIYPDFNRNLFKTELNCIFRTRVGYIIITSMFFLTMILKYKISTGLGGGKGVRTSNTRVNENGNGKY from the coding sequence ATGTCTTTATATTGGCTTTTGTTTTTGATTCCTGTAATTTTATTGATAATTCTTTTAAGTCCTTTACAAATTAACATTCAAGGGAAAAAATGGGGAAAAGACGATAGATTAGACATAGGAATTCATTTTCTTTGGGGGTTGATTCATTTTGATTTAGATATCCCAAAATTAATAATAAGAAGAAATCAATTAAAAGTAGAGGGAGAGGTGGAAAGGGATAATAGAAAACCTTTAATAGATAAAGAAAAACAGTTTAAATTTAGTATTAGTGAATTTTTAAGTTTTTTAAACTATATTATTGAAAAAAAGAATGAAATATTAAAGTTATTGTCAAAGGTTACAAAGATAACAAAAAGGGGTTTTAAGTTAACTAAATTTGATTTAGAGCTGGAATACGGGGTGGAAGATGCTGCATTAACTGGTATATTATATGGTTTTATTTGGCAAGGAATTTCAGGTTTAATTTTTGTTTTAAATAAAGGAGTCAAATTTAACTGTAAACCCAATGTAAAAATTTATCCTGATTTTAATAGAAATTTATTTAAAACAGAATTAAATTGTATATTTAGGACTCGGGTAGGTTACATTATAATTACAAGTATGTTTTTTTTAACTATGATTTTAAAATATAAAATATCAACGGGTTTAGGAGGTGGTAAAGGTGTCAGAACATCCAATACAAGGGTTAATGAAAACGGCAATGGAAAGTATTAA
- a CDS encoding D-alanyl-D-alanine carboxypeptidase family protein, with amino-acid sequence MKKKIFPFILLLIFVLVNSKLSFAYNSKAYILMDRQTKKVLAAENEHEKLPMASTTKIMTAIVVLELGKLDDYFTIPKEAAGIEGSSMYLKEGETIKVIDLLYGLMIKSGNDAATALAIYIGGSEEHFLHLMNRKAKMIGAYNTSFANPHGLDAPNHYTTAYDLSLITAYAMENPLFRQIASATYYRSVSKEGIVRDMYSNNKFLLYYPYASASKTGFTTPAGRCLSAVGKKDQMELISVFLNSPDWFNNAMKLLNWGFDNYQLVPLILKDTVVDVVDVENGKVKKIPVISKEDVFYPVKKGEQLVISSDKKIFPLKAPIKKGEKVGEMLFYHAGELIYSQPLVASDGVDEKPLPWYKRFVKMLNFLPRVRGYFSW; translated from the coding sequence ATGAAAAAAAAGATTTTTCCTTTTATTTTATTGTTGATTTTTGTTTTAGTTAATAGCAAACTAAGTTTTGCATACAATTCAAAAGCCTATATATTAATGGATAGACAAACGAAAAAGGTATTAGCCGCTGAAAATGAACATGAAAAATTGCCGATGGCTAGTACTACTAAAATTATGACAGCAATCGTTGTCTTAGAATTAGGGAAACTAGATGACTATTTTACCATTCCCAAAGAAGCCGCTGGGATTGAAGGTTCATCTATGTATTTGAAAGAAGGAGAAACTATAAAGGTTATAGATTTATTATATGGACTAATGATTAAATCAGGGAATGATGCAGCTACAGCTTTAGCTATTTATATAGGAGGATCTGAAGAACATTTCCTTCATTTAATGAATAGAAAAGCTAAAATGATTGGAGCATATAACACTTCATTTGCCAATCCCCATGGTTTAGATGCTCCAAATCATTATACAACAGCTTATGATTTGTCATTGATTACAGCTTATGCTATGGAAAACCCTTTGTTTAGACAAATTGCTTCTGCAACATATTATAGGTCAGTTTCTAAAGAGGGGATAGTTAGGGATATGTATTCCAATAATAAATTTTTGCTTTACTATCCTTATGCTTCAGCTTCTAAAACTGGATTCACTACCCCGGCAGGTAGGTGCTTAAGTGCTGTAGGTAAAAAAGACCAAATGGAATTGATTTCAGTATTTTTAAATTCCCCTGATTGGTTTAATAATGCTATGAAATTATTAAATTGGGGATTTGATAATTATCAATTAGTTCCATTGATATTAAAGGATACTGTTGTTGATGTGGTGGATGTTGAAAATGGAAAAGTTAAGAAGATACCAGTTATTAGCAAAGAAGATGTTTTCTATCCAGTAAAAAAAGGAGAACAACTAGTTATATCATCTGATAAAAAAATTTTTCCTTTAAAAGCACCAATTAAAAAGGGTGAAAAAGTAGGAGAGATGTTATTTTATCATGCTGGAGAATTAATTTACTCTCAACCTTTAGTAGCCAGTGATGGGGTAGATGAAAAGCCTTTACCTTGGTACAAAAGGTTTGTTAAAATGTTAAATTTTTTACCAAGGGTTAGGGGGTATTTTTCATGGTAA